The following proteins come from a genomic window of Actinomarinicola tropica:
- a CDS encoding 1-acyl-sn-glycerol-3-phosphate acyltransferase has product MRRLVALVARFVVALLFRRFEVAGAERLPRGRPVLLVANHFNGFVDPVVIAAALGRLPRFVAKDELRRIPIAGRVLRLAGVVFVRRRDPGAAAAAGNEDAFAECHAALVDRDVVAIFPEGTTHDRPHMDPLRTGAARIALGARAAGADELVVVPVGLTFPDKIPLRSAGLVLVGDPIAVDDVVPAGAGADDTDAVRRLTTTIDEALRAVIQDFPDVEAALTLEGAAEVALRDADLPEPSLAARHALARRLGRATPEARAHVAGELGRYATVLRGLRITDDDLVHPTSPRRLVRSAVAIAALVVVLGSVVAATALVNVWPALLVGLASMAVTTPVTKGTVRVLVGLIAFPAAWITAGVLTADGPLRISLVVVTAAVGALAAVWLIERALALGLLVLRWRAQIERTASASVALDVRHDVVAAVRDAVREVPA; this is encoded by the coding sequence GTGCGTCGACTGGTCGCGCTGGTGGCGCGCTTCGTCGTCGCCCTGCTGTTCCGCCGGTTCGAGGTGGCGGGCGCCGAGCGCCTGCCCCGGGGTCGACCCGTGCTGCTCGTCGCCAACCACTTCAACGGGTTCGTCGACCCGGTCGTCATCGCCGCGGCCCTCGGTCGCCTGCCGCGCTTCGTGGCCAAGGACGAGCTGCGGCGCATCCCGATCGCCGGCCGCGTGCTGCGGCTGGCGGGTGTGGTGTTCGTGCGGCGGCGCGACCCCGGCGCCGCGGCCGCTGCGGGCAACGAGGACGCGTTCGCCGAGTGCCACGCCGCGCTCGTCGACCGCGACGTCGTCGCGATCTTCCCCGAGGGCACCACGCACGACCGGCCGCACATGGACCCCTTGCGCACGGGCGCCGCCCGCATCGCGCTCGGTGCCCGCGCCGCGGGCGCCGACGAGCTCGTCGTCGTGCCGGTCGGCCTCACGTTCCCCGACAAGATCCCCCTGCGCTCGGCGGGGCTCGTCCTCGTCGGCGATCCGATCGCGGTCGACGACGTCGTCCCGGCCGGCGCCGGTGCCGACGACACCGACGCCGTGCGCCGCCTGACCACCACCATCGACGAGGCGCTGCGGGCGGTCATCCAGGACTTCCCCGACGTGGAGGCCGCGCTGACCCTCGAGGGGGCCGCCGAGGTGGCCCTGCGCGACGCCGACCTGCCGGAGCCGTCGCTGGCCGCACGGCACGCGCTGGCCCGACGCCTCGGTCGGGCGACGCCAGAGGCGCGGGCCCACGTCGCCGGCGAGCTGGGGCGCTACGCCACGGTGCTGCGCGGCCTGCGCATCACCGACGACGACCTCGTCCACCCGACGAGCCCGCGTCGCCTCGTCCGCTCGGCGGTCGCGATCGCCGCCCTCGTCGTCGTGCTCGGGTCGGTGGTCGCCGCCACCGCGCTGGTCAACGTCTGGCCCGCCCTCCTCGTCGGTCTGGCGAGCATGGCGGTGACGACCCCGGTCACCAAGGGCACGGTGCGCGTCCTCGTGGGGTTGATCGCCTTCCCCGCCGCGTGGATCACCGCAGGGGTCCTCACCGCCGACGGCCCGCTGCGGATCTCGCTCGTCGTCGTCACCGCGGCGGTCGGCGCCCTGGCTGCGGTGTGGCTCATCGAGCGGGCGCTGGCCCTCGGGCTGCTCGTCCTGCGGTGGCGGGCCCAGATCGAGCGGACCGCCTCGGCGAGCGTCGCGCTCGACGTGCGCCACGACGTGGTCGCGGCCGTCCGCGACGCGGTGCGGGAGGTGCCGGCGTGA
- a CDS encoding EAL domain-containing protein, giving the protein MVDQRELLRRGDELIARTARIDAAVTWSVVVVLVVASWGVSYALGGSQTVGPQLFHLPVVLAAARFGARGSFIAAVLAGLASGPILPLDVAEGEAQSVANWGSRLVIFLVVGQMVASLHSRSVGAARRRISDHQVASDLLDAVADGEIVPAYQPIVDLRTGEIEGVEALARWRRPDGELLGPAAFIDDAERTGVVHAIDRSILAQAAAQVAAWHEASLIPGAFRLSVNLSAHHLAEPDIVASIRDVLAESGISPACLVLEITETGLVSDPEGIACRLEELRGLGATVSLDDFGVGTSSLGNLMRFPIDAFKIDRSFILGAEGSDRGRALAGSVIGMAGRLGLSSPVAEGIETEEQRRTLVELGCARGQGFLFSRPVLAAEAEELLRRGRCPIAGG; this is encoded by the coding sequence ATGGTCGACCAGCGCGAGTTGCTCCGCCGGGGGGACGAGCTGATCGCGCGGACCGCGCGCATCGACGCCGCCGTGACGTGGTCCGTCGTCGTCGTGCTCGTCGTCGCGTCGTGGGGCGTGTCCTACGCGCTCGGCGGCTCCCAGACGGTCGGGCCGCAGCTCTTCCACCTGCCGGTCGTCCTCGCCGCCGCCCGGTTCGGCGCGCGCGGCTCGTTCATCGCCGCGGTGCTCGCAGGCCTCGCCAGCGGACCGATCCTCCCCCTCGACGTCGCCGAGGGCGAGGCGCAGTCGGTCGCCAACTGGGGCAGCCGGCTCGTGATCTTCCTCGTCGTCGGGCAGATGGTCGCCTCGCTGCACAGCCGCTCGGTGGGGGCGGCGCGTCGCCGGATCAGCGACCACCAGGTCGCGAGCGACCTGCTCGACGCCGTCGCCGACGGCGAGATCGTGCCCGCCTACCAGCCGATCGTCGACCTGCGCACGGGCGAGATCGAGGGTGTCGAGGCCCTGGCCCGGTGGCGCCGACCCGATGGGGAGCTCCTCGGCCCAGCGGCGTTCATCGACGACGCCGAGCGCACGGGCGTCGTCCACGCCATCGACCGCAGCATCCTCGCCCAGGCCGCCGCCCAGGTGGCCGCCTGGCACGAGGCGTCGCTCATCCCCGGCGCCTTCCGGCTGTCGGTCAACCTGTCCGCCCACCACCTGGCCGAGCCCGACATCGTCGCCTCCATCCGGGACGTGCTGGCCGAGAGCGGCATCTCCCCGGCCTGCCTCGTGTTGGAGATCACCGAGACCGGCCTCGTCAGCGATCCCGAGGGGATCGCGTGCCGGCTCGAGGAGCTGCGGGGCCTCGGTGCCACCGTCTCGCTCGACGACTTCGGCGTCGGCACCTCGTCGCTCGGCAACCTCATGCGCTTCCCGATCGACGCCTTCAAGATCGACCGTTCGTTCATCCTGGGTGCCGAGGGCAGCGATCGTGGGCGTGCGCTCGCCGGCTCCGTCATCGGGATGGCCGGGCGCCTCGGCCTCAGCAGCCCGGTGGCCGAGGGCATCGAGACCGAGGAGCAGCGCCGGACGCTGGTCGAGCTCGGGTGCGCCCGGGGACAGGGCTTCCTCTTCTCCCGCCCGGTGCTCGCCGCCGAGGCAGAGGAGCTGCTCCGGCGGGGGCGGTGCCCGATCGCAGGCGGGTGA
- a CDS encoding flavin-containing monooxygenase, translating into MPDFDVDLAHADDETIRAAVAAADIPALLPALAAATGDLALVPPHLQPHPTGMLDPSFGLTPEQHDEARELAVGALCRLRDAEVPHVPVPDLDRLRTLLGWAAGGADVEPYLELLREELGIGDDLRCPQWDAATLAPDRTFRVVVVGAGMSGLAAAHRLRQAGVEVVVVEKNSDVGGTWFENTYPGCRVDVSNLFYSYSFAQRDDWPEHYSSQTVLLDYFRRVADEHELRPLIRFDTEVTAMVFDDATASWRVEVLGPDGAEDVIDADAVVSAVGQLNRPNFPDIPGMDTFAGPSFHSARWDRSVDLAGKKVVVIGTGASAGQFIPAIAEEVGHLTILQRTPGWFIPSPNYTQAIEPAVRWLRREVPGYTHWSRFWTFWRNVEGMMPLATVDPEWDGGERSVSEANDMMRQLLTGYLESEFADRPDLLEKVVPQYPPFSKRFILDDGAWARTLTRDDVDLVTERIAEITPEGVRTADGTLHEADVIIYGTGFRAADFLMPMKVVGRGGRDLHETWGGDARAYLGITLPGFPNLFLLYGPNTNIVVNGSIIYFSECEVHYVLGCVREMLTRGIRAIDPRPEVHDAYNDRIDAENLKMAWGVSSVSSWYKNATGRTAQNWPFSLLEYWQQTRDPNLDDYELL; encoded by the coding sequence ATGCCCGACTTCGACGTCGATCTCGCGCACGCGGACGACGAGACGATCCGCGCGGCGGTGGCCGCAGCCGACATCCCGGCGCTCCTGCCGGCGCTCGCTGCGGCGACCGGCGACCTCGCGCTCGTGCCTCCCCACCTCCAACCGCACCCGACGGGCATGCTCGACCCGTCGTTCGGGCTGACGCCGGAGCAGCACGACGAGGCGCGCGAGCTCGCGGTCGGCGCCCTCTGCCGCCTGCGCGACGCCGAGGTGCCCCACGTACCGGTCCCCGATCTCGACCGGCTGCGCACGCTCCTCGGCTGGGCGGCGGGCGGCGCCGACGTCGAGCCCTACCTCGAGCTGCTCCGCGAGGAGCTCGGCATCGGGGACGACCTGCGCTGCCCGCAGTGGGACGCGGCGACGCTCGCCCCGGACCGCACGTTCCGCGTCGTGGTCGTCGGCGCCGGCATGTCCGGCCTCGCCGCCGCCCACCGCCTCCGCCAGGCCGGCGTCGAGGTCGTCGTCGTCGAGAAGAACAGCGACGTCGGCGGCACCTGGTTCGAGAACACGTACCCGGGCTGCCGCGTCGACGTGTCGAACCTCTTCTACTCCTACTCCTTCGCCCAGCGCGACGACTGGCCAGAGCACTACTCCAGCCAGACGGTCCTGCTCGACTACTTCCGACGCGTCGCCGACGAGCACGAGCTGCGGCCGCTCATCCGGTTCGACACCGAGGTCACCGCCATGGTGTTCGACGACGCGACCGCGTCCTGGCGGGTGGAGGTCCTCGGCCCGGACGGCGCGGAGGACGTCATCGACGCCGACGCGGTGGTCAGCGCCGTCGGTCAGCTCAACCGCCCGAACTTCCCCGACATCCCCGGCATGGACACGTTCGCGGGTCCGAGCTTCCACTCGGCGCGGTGGGACCGCTCGGTCGACCTCGCCGGCAAGAAGGTCGTCGTGATCGGCACCGGCGCCAGCGCCGGCCAGTTCATCCCGGCCATCGCGGAGGAGGTCGGGCACCTCACGATCCTGCAGCGCACCCCGGGCTGGTTCATCCCCTCGCCCAACTACACCCAGGCGATCGAACCGGCGGTCCGGTGGCTGCGGCGCGAGGTCCCGGGCTACACGCACTGGAGCCGCTTCTGGACCTTCTGGCGCAACGTCGAGGGCATGATGCCGCTCGCCACGGTCGACCCGGAGTGGGACGGCGGGGAGCGCTCGGTGAGCGAGGCCAACGACATGATGCGGCAACTGCTCACCGGCTACCTCGAGTCGGAGTTCGCCGACCGCCCCGACCTGCTGGAGAAGGTCGTCCCCCAGTACCCGCCGTTCTCGAAGCGCTTCATCCTCGACGACGGCGCGTGGGCCCGGACCCTCACCCGCGACGACGTCGACCTGGTGACCGAGCGCATCGCGGAGATCACGCCCGAGGGCGTCCGCACGGCCGACGGCACCCTGCACGAGGCGGACGTCATCATCTACGGCACGGGCTTCCGCGCCGCCGACTTCCTGATGCCGATGAAGGTCGTCGGCCGCGGCGGCCGCGACCTCCACGAGACGTGGGGTGGCGATGCCCGGGCCTACCTCGGCATCACGCTGCCCGGGTTCCCGAACCTGTTCCTGCTCTACGGGCCGAACACCAACATCGTCGTGAACGGCAGCATCATCTACTTCTCCGAGTGCGAGGTGCACTACGTGCTCGGGTGCGTGCGCGAGATGCTCACCCGCGGGATCCGGGCGATCGACCCCCGGCCCGAGGTGCACGACGCCTACAACGACCGGATCGACGCCGAGAACCTGAAGATGGCGTGGGGCGTCTCGTCGGTGAGCTCCTGGTACAAGAACGCCACGGGGCGCACCGCGCAGAACTGGCCGTTCAGCCTCCTCGAGTACTGGCAGCAGACCCGCGACCCGAACCTCGACGACTACGAGCTGCTCTGA
- a CDS encoding glycoside hydrolase family 65 protein — translation MIDPGAFVIDPWRLIEPELDLERLGHSESIFALSNGHIGLRGNLDEGEPHDTPGTYLNGFFETVDLPYAEGGYGYPELGQTLLNVTNGKHVRLLVDDEPFDVRYGTLERHVRTLDMRAGTLERDVVWTSPAGRTVEVRSTRLVSFVQRSIAVIQYEVRALDGPARVVLQSSLVANEPLPATSDDPRSAEDLATPLVCEYHTSNGAEVSLGHSTRESGLRMAAALDHLVEGPNGVITTTDVEDDLARVTFSTELRQGESLTLTKYLAYGWSASRSMPALRDQVDAAVAAASRVGWQGLLDEQRAYLDEVWDHADIEIVGDEQLQQAVRFALFQVIQASARAERRAIPAKGLSGRGYDGHTFWDMETYTLPALTYTLPHAARDALLWRHEAMPLAKERAEELSLPGVTFPWRTIRGEECSGYWPAGTAAFHINADVADAVRRYVHATDDREFESGAGLELLVETARLWAGLGHHDAEGNFRIDGVTGPDEYSAIADNNTFTNLMAARNLLAAADAADRHADRAAELDVDDEEVARWRRAARAVVIPYDEELGITPQSEGFTRYRRWDFDSTPEEHYPLLLHYPYYLLYSSQVVKQADLVFALYLFGELFPLEQRRRDFEYYERITVRDSSLSACIQAIVAADVGHLDMAYDYLRETALVDLRDQASNTAEGLHLASLAGSWLAVVAGFGGMRDDGETLAFSPRLPPQLQRICFRMLYRGRQLQVELSPETVRYTLRAGEAVTIRHHGEPIELSCDAPTEVTWTPSEPVPPVEPPSGREANRLGIGADAPDPIH, via the coding sequence ATGATCGACCCAGGCGCGTTCGTGATCGACCCGTGGCGGTTGATCGAGCCCGAGCTCGACCTCGAGCGCCTCGGCCACTCCGAGTCGATCTTCGCCCTGTCGAACGGGCACATCGGCCTGCGCGGCAACCTCGACGAGGGCGAGCCCCACGACACGCCGGGCACCTACCTCAACGGCTTCTTCGAGACCGTCGACCTGCCCTACGCCGAGGGCGGCTACGGGTATCCCGAGCTCGGCCAGACGCTCCTCAACGTCACCAACGGCAAGCACGTGCGCCTGCTCGTCGACGACGAGCCGTTCGACGTGCGCTATGGCACGCTCGAGCGCCACGTGCGCACCCTCGACATGCGGGCGGGCACGCTCGAGCGTGACGTCGTGTGGACCTCGCCCGCGGGTCGCACCGTCGAGGTCCGCTCGACCCGCCTCGTGTCGTTCGTCCAGCGCTCGATCGCCGTCATCCAGTACGAGGTGCGGGCGCTCGACGGCCCGGCACGCGTCGTCCTCCAGTCGAGCCTCGTCGCCAACGAGCCGCTGCCCGCCACGTCGGACGACCCCCGCTCCGCCGAGGACCTCGCGACACCGCTCGTCTGCGAGTACCACACGAGCAACGGGGCCGAGGTGTCCCTCGGGCACAGCACGCGGGAGAGCGGGCTGCGCATGGCCGCCGCGCTCGACCACCTGGTCGAGGGGCCGAACGGCGTCATCACCACCACCGACGTCGAGGACGACCTGGCACGGGTCACCTTCAGCACCGAGCTCCGGCAGGGCGAGTCGCTCACCCTCACCAAGTACCTCGCCTACGGCTGGTCGGCATCGCGCTCGATGCCGGCGCTGCGCGACCAGGTCGACGCCGCCGTCGCGGCGGCGAGCCGGGTCGGCTGGCAGGGTCTCCTCGACGAGCAGCGCGCCTACCTCGACGAGGTGTGGGACCACGCCGACATCGAGATCGTCGGCGACGAGCAGCTCCAGCAGGCCGTGCGCTTCGCCCTCTTCCAGGTCATCCAGGCGTCGGCCCGGGCCGAGCGGCGGGCCATCCCGGCCAAGGGCTTGAGCGGCCGCGGCTACGACGGCCACACCTTCTGGGACATGGAGACCTACACCCTCCCCGCGCTCACCTACACGCTGCCGCACGCCGCGCGCGACGCCCTCCTGTGGCGACACGAGGCCATGCCGCTCGCGAAGGAGCGGGCCGAGGAGCTGAGCCTCCCCGGCGTGACGTTCCCGTGGCGGACGATCCGGGGTGAGGAGTGCTCGGGCTACTGGCCGGCGGGCACCGCGGCGTTCCACATCAACGCCGACGTGGCCGACGCCGTGCGCCGCTACGTGCACGCCACCGACGACCGCGAGTTCGAGTCCGGCGCTGGCCTCGAGCTCCTCGTCGAGACGGCACGCCTCTGGGCGGGCCTCGGCCACCACGACGCCGAGGGCAACTTCCGCATCGACGGGGTGACCGGCCCCGACGAGTACTCGGCCATCGCCGACAACAACACGTTCACGAACCTGATGGCGGCCCGCAACCTGCTGGCGGCCGCCGACGCCGCCGATCGCCACGCCGACCGGGCGGCGGAGCTCGACGTCGACGACGAGGAGGTCGCCCGCTGGCGGCGTGCGGCGCGGGCCGTCGTCATCCCCTACGACGAGGAGCTCGGCATCACGCCGCAGTCGGAGGGGTTCACCCGCTACCGGCGGTGGGACTTCGACTCGACCCCCGAGGAGCACTACCCGCTCCTCCTGCACTACCCCTACTACCTGCTCTACTCCAGCCAGGTCGTGAAGCAGGCCGACCTCGTCTTCGCCCTCTACCTCTTCGGCGAGCTGTTCCCCCTGGAGCAGCGCCGGCGCGACTTCGAGTACTACGAGCGCATCACCGTGCGCGACTCGTCGCTCTCGGCGTGCATCCAGGCCATCGTCGCCGCCGACGTCGGGCACCTCGACATGGCCTACGACTACCTGCGCGAGACCGCGCTGGTCGACCTCCGGGACCAGGCGAGCAACACGGCCGAGGGACTGCACCTCGCCTCGCTCGCCGGCAGCTGGCTGGCCGTGGTCGCCGGGTTCGGCGGCATGCGCGACGACGGCGAGACCCTCGCCTTCTCGCCCCGCCTGCCGCCCCAGCTCCAGCGGATCTGCTTCCGGATGCTCTACCGGGGCCGCCAGCTCCAGGTCGAGCTGTCGCCGGAGACGGTCCGCTACACGCTGCGCGCCGGCGAGGCGGTCACCATCCGCCACCACGGCGAGCCCATCGAGCTCTCCTGCGACGCGCCCACCGAGGTCACCTGGACCCCGTCCGAGCCGGTCCCGCCCGTGGAGCCGCCCAGCGGTCGGGAGGCCAACCGCCTCGGCATCGGCGCCGACGCCCCCGACCCCATCCACTAG
- a CDS encoding HAD family hydrolase has translation MSRALIPAGIDACLFDLDGVITRTGKVHAAAWKEMFDAYLRERAAARGEEPVPFHLPSDYTRYVDGKLRQDGVRGFLASRGIELPEGDPDDGPELETVHGLGNRKNVLVVDLIEHGGVEVYDTSVRLVELVRDAGLRRAVVSASKNCAAVLASAGIDHLFEVRVDGVVAAEEGLPGKPAPDTFLAAAERLGVPPERCAVFEDAISGVQAGRAGGFGWVVGVDREGHRAELSAAGADLVVDDLVELVEDR, from the coding sequence GTGTCTCGTGCGCTGATCCCCGCCGGCATCGACGCGTGCCTCTTCGACCTCGACGGCGTCATCACCAGGACCGGCAAGGTCCACGCCGCGGCCTGGAAGGAGATGTTCGACGCCTACCTGCGCGAGCGGGCCGCCGCGCGCGGCGAGGAGCCGGTCCCCTTCCATCTCCCGTCGGACTACACGCGCTACGTCGACGGCAAGCTCCGCCAGGACGGCGTGCGGGGCTTCCTCGCCTCGCGGGGCATCGAGCTGCCCGAGGGCGACCCCGACGACGGCCCCGAGCTCGAGACGGTCCACGGCCTCGGCAACCGCAAGAACGTGCTCGTCGTCGACCTCATCGAGCACGGCGGCGTCGAGGTGTACGACACCTCGGTGCGCCTGGTGGAGCTGGTGCGCGACGCCGGGCTGCGCCGGGCGGTCGTGTCCGCGAGCAAGAACTGCGCCGCCGTCCTCGCGAGCGCCGGCATCGACCACCTCTTCGAGGTGCGCGTCGACGGCGTCGTCGCCGCCGAGGAGGGCCTGCCGGGCAAGCCCGCGCCCGACACCTTCCTCGCCGCCGCCGAGCGCCTCGGCGTCCCCCCGGAGCGCTGCGCGGTGTTCGAGGACGCCATCTCCGGCGTCCAGGCCGGCCGGGCCGGGGGCTTCGGCTGGGTGGTCGGCGTCGACCGCGAAGGTCACAGGGCTGAACTGTCGGCCGCCGGTGCCGATCTCGTGGTGGACGACCTCGTCGAGCTGGTGGAGGACCGATGA
- a CDS encoding TetR/AcrR family transcriptional regulator, translating to MPTPTWDRLPTERRDAIVAAAEAEFASRGFSRGSLNVIAREAGVAKGSLFQYFDDKLDLFAHLSDLASIRIGAAMAKHNAPLPWAEDYWGALTDSLLAWIGHFRDHPVDLALTAAVNLELDTEVRVAVREVVNRHYLRGLQQLIDSGVETGAVRADADHGAFLAQLVLVMPHLALAANMPGLDPVLDLHEDPDAAVARVVAVWRAAFGTWADGVTRPVRRPSA from the coding sequence ATGCCGACCCCGACCTGGGACCGCCTGCCGACCGAGCGGCGCGATGCGATCGTCGCGGCGGCCGAGGCCGAGTTCGCGTCGCGGGGCTTCTCCCGGGGCAGCCTCAACGTGATCGCTCGCGAGGCCGGCGTCGCCAAGGGGAGCCTCTTCCAGTACTTCGACGACAAGCTCGACCTGTTCGCCCACCTGAGCGACCTCGCGAGCATCCGCATCGGCGCGGCGATGGCGAAGCACAACGCGCCGCTGCCGTGGGCCGAGGACTACTGGGGCGCGCTCACCGACTCGCTGCTCGCGTGGATCGGCCACTTCCGCGACCACCCCGTCGACCTCGCCCTCACCGCGGCGGTGAACCTGGAGCTCGACACCGAGGTGCGGGTCGCGGTGCGCGAGGTGGTGAACCGCCACTACCTGCGTGGCCTCCAGCAGCTCATCGACTCCGGGGTCGAGACGGGCGCGGTCCGTGCCGACGCCGACCACGGCGCCTTCCTGGCCCAGCTCGTGCTCGTGATGCCGCACCTGGCCCTGGCCGCCAACATGCCCGGGCTCGATCCGGTGCTCGACCTCCACGAGGACCCGGACGCCGCCGTGGCTCGCGTGGTGGCGGTGTGGCGCGCGGCGTTCGGGACCTGGGCGGACGGCGTCACCCGGCCGGTACGACGTCCTTCAGCGTGA
- a CDS encoding SDR family NAD(P)-dependent oxidoreductase, producing MTGRMTGKRALVVGAGQTPGETIGNGRATALRFAQEGAAVACVDRDEASLRETVEMIEAEGGTAHAVVADIASMEACARLVADARAALGGIDVLHNNVGIGAGDSSPTRLDEDAFDRILRVNLKGTWMTCKHAVPIMREQGTGGAIVNISSTAAIAAAGNLTAYKVSKAGVNALTHGLAVSNARFRIRANAIMPGFMDTPMAVDAAARATGADRAEVAERRATQVPMGYQGTAWDVANAALFLASDEARYITGVMLPVDGGQTARIG from the coding sequence ATGACGGGACGCATGACGGGGAAGCGGGCGCTCGTCGTCGGCGCCGGGCAGACGCCGGGCGAGACGATCGGCAACGGACGGGCCACCGCGCTGCGGTTCGCGCAGGAGGGCGCCGCGGTCGCGTGCGTCGACCGCGACGAGGCCTCCCTGCGGGAGACGGTCGAGATGATCGAGGCCGAGGGCGGCACGGCGCACGCCGTCGTCGCCGACATCGCGTCGATGGAGGCCTGTGCCCGCCTCGTCGCCGACGCCCGCGCCGCGCTGGGTGGCATCGACGTGCTGCACAACAACGTCGGCATCGGCGCCGGCGACAGCAGCCCCACCCGGCTCGACGAGGACGCCTTCGACCGGATCCTGCGCGTGAACCTCAAGGGCACGTGGATGACGTGCAAGCACGCCGTGCCGATCATGCGCGAGCAGGGCACGGGCGGGGCGATCGTCAACATCTCGTCCACCGCGGCGATCGCCGCCGCCGGCAACCTCACCGCCTACAAGGTCTCGAAGGCCGGCGTGAACGCGCTGACCCACGGGCTCGCGGTGTCGAACGCGCGCTTCCGCATCCGGGCCAACGCCATCATGCCGGGCTTCATGGACACGCCGATGGCCGTCGACGCCGCGGCGCGAGCCACGGGCGCCGACCGCGCCGAGGTCGCGGAGCGACGCGCCACGCAGGTGCCGATGGGCTACCAGGGCACCGCGTGGGACGTCGCCAACGCCGCGCTCTTCCTGGCGTCCGACGAGGCCCGCTACATCACCGGCGTGATGCTGCCGGTCGACGGCGGCCAGACCGCCCGGATCGGGTAG
- a CDS encoding adenylate/guanylate cyclase domain-containing protein, with translation MDARGGRTEATATTWVLDDAALPLGISPSYEAQAARVGTGIEPPAEVAARLSLPLVLRVFVFVDLSGFTAFTEREGPHAATTELAEFRDVVRRVAASRGVRVAKWLGDGAMIVGLELGPAVATCVELAARWADSPVPMRGGVAIGPVLLFEGDDYVGPSVNLAARLCDMAAPGEVLAAGTGVDQLPDWVVVSSPVVTEVRGIGEVDVSRLEIAPGLTLPTLLG, from the coding sequence ATGGACGCGAGGGGAGGACGCACCGAGGCGACCGCGACGACGTGGGTCCTCGACGACGCCGCGCTGCCGCTCGGCATCTCCCCGTCCTACGAGGCCCAGGCGGCCCGCGTCGGCACCGGCATCGAGCCGCCGGCCGAGGTCGCCGCCCGCCTCTCCCTCCCACTGGTGCTCCGGGTCTTCGTGTTCGTCGACCTGTCGGGGTTCACTGCGTTCACCGAGCGCGAGGGCCCGCACGCCGCCACCACCGAGCTGGCGGAGTTCCGCGACGTCGTGCGCCGCGTGGCCGCGTCGCGGGGCGTGCGCGTCGCCAAGTGGCTCGGCGACGGGGCGATGATCGTCGGCCTCGAGCTCGGACCAGCCGTCGCCACGTGCGTCGAGCTGGCGGCGCGGTGGGCCGACTCGCCGGTGCCGATGCGCGGGGGGGTGGCGATCGGACCCGTCCTCCTCTTCGAGGGCGACGACTACGTCGGCCCGTCGGTCAACCTCGCAGCGCGACTGTGCGACATGGCCGCACCGGGTGAGGTGCTCGCCGCCGGTACCGGCGTCGACCAGCTGCCGGACTGGGTCGTCGTGTCGTCACCGGTGGTCACCGAGGTGCGTGGCATCGGCGAGGTCGACGTCAGCCGCCTCGAGATCGCGCCCGGGCTCACCCTCCCGACGCTGCTCGGCTGA
- a CDS encoding DNA glycosylase AlkZ-like family protein: MQDTGTDGAAWALELRGHAGGLAGLVLAWTLRGAPHAYRATDLAQVAVATAPLSEADAAKRVFDGSRPLTAAGIPVLEALAEVAAHEREAVARPIVKGEVSARLAEELPEPFLRWCRPCRATHLYEQVFRLPALQAGLVLEPGTSPPVMRRQPRFRPPMFARLGGEADPRFDVIRGHLRAYPGARVRDAATFLDAPMKEVRAHWPDDAVEVALSDEPAARAEPRFVLAEDLDLVAAPPRPDAPAVRLLGPYDPYLQCRDREVLVADSDRRAALWPVIGRPGAVVVDGAVVGSWRPTTKGSRLTLRTEMWERVTRRVQEGVEAQAERLAAHRGLTLKDVVPAG, translated from the coding sequence GTGCAGGACACCGGCACCGACGGTGCGGCGTGGGCGCTCGAGCTCCGGGGCCACGCCGGGGGGCTCGCAGGCCTGGTGCTGGCGTGGACCTTGCGAGGGGCGCCGCACGCCTACCGCGCGACCGACCTGGCGCAGGTGGCGGTGGCCACCGCCCCGCTGTCGGAGGCCGATGCTGCGAAGAGGGTGTTCGACGGCTCCCGGCCGCTGACGGCCGCGGGCATCCCGGTGCTCGAGGCGCTGGCCGAGGTGGCGGCCCACGAGCGGGAGGCGGTCGCCCGTCCGATCGTGAAGGGCGAGGTGTCGGCGCGGCTGGCCGAGGAGCTGCCCGAGCCGTTCCTCCGGTGGTGCCGGCCGTGCCGGGCCACCCACCTCTACGAGCAGGTGTTCCGGCTCCCCGCGCTGCAGGCCGGGCTCGTGCTCGAACCCGGCACGTCACCGCCGGTGATGCGCCGCCAGCCTCGGTTCCGCCCGCCGATGTTCGCTCGGCTGGGCGGTGAGGCCGACCCGCGGTTCGACGTCATCCGTGGGCACCTGCGCGCCTACCCGGGTGCGCGCGTGCGGGACGCCGCGACGTTCCTCGACGCGCCGATGAAGGAGGTGCGGGCGCACTGGCCCGACGACGCGGTGGAGGTGGCGCTGTCCGACGAGCCGGCCGCCAGGGCCGAACCCCGCTTCGTCCTCGCCGAGGACCTCGACCTGGTCGCGGCTCCGCCACGTCCTGACGCACCCGCCGTGCGCCTCCTCGGTCCGTACGATCCCTACCTCCAGTGCCGCGACCGCGAGGTCCTCGTCGCCGACTCCGACCGGCGCGCCGCGCTGTGGCCCGTGATCGGCCGTCCCGGCGCGGTCGTCGTCGACGGGGCCGTCGTCGGCTCGTGGCGGCCGACCACCAAGGGGTCCCGGCTCACCCTGAGGACCGAGATGTGGGAGCGCGTCACACGACGGGTCCAGGAGGGCGTCGAGGCGCAGGCGGAGCGTCTCGCCGCGCACCGCGGGCTCACGCTGAAGGACGTCGTACCGGCCGGGTGA